The Psychrosphaera ytuae genome includes a region encoding these proteins:
- a CDS encoding YbgA family protein: MSIIIGLSACLAGQEVRFDKSHKKSNFVMNELARHVEFKTFCPEVAIGLPIPRPTIRQVIDNGVIKVCRPDGSGDVTEALAEYGQKVAKASGDLSGFIFTAKSPSCGMERVKIYHIDEDHKATGSEMTGVGMFAKQIMEHNPALPCEENGRLNDPNIRENFVQRVFAYDDWKKNVEADLTKHNILQFHARHKYMLLSHSQKDYKELGNFLGTSDLPTEELASHYIVNFMIALKKIASRRAHANTLMHIQGYFSKHMQKEEKAELTEQIEQYRQGLVPLMAPLTLLKHYQRIHPNEYIGNQRYLDPYPADLRLRYGL, encoded by the coding sequence ATGTCCATCATAATAGGTTTAAGTGCTTGTTTAGCGGGCCAAGAGGTTAGATTTGATAAAAGTCACAAAAAGTCGAACTTCGTTATGAACGAACTCGCCCGTCATGTCGAATTTAAAACCTTTTGTCCAGAGGTCGCTATCGGTTTACCTATCCCAAGACCAACGATTCGACAAGTTATAGACAATGGCGTCATTAAAGTATGCCGACCAGATGGCTCAGGAGATGTAACCGAAGCGCTTGCTGAGTATGGCCAAAAAGTTGCCAAAGCGTCTGGTGACTTAAGTGGGTTTATTTTTACCGCTAAAAGCCCAAGCTGTGGCATGGAGCGAGTCAAAATTTATCACATCGATGAAGATCACAAAGCGACAGGCAGTGAAATGACGGGAGTCGGCATGTTTGCCAAACAAATCATGGAGCACAACCCAGCATTGCCTTGCGAAGAAAATGGCCGACTCAATGATCCCAACATTCGCGAAAACTTTGTACAGCGAGTGTTTGCCTATGACGACTGGAAGAAAAACGTCGAAGCCGACCTGACCAAACACAATATTTTGCAATTTCATGCAAGACATAAGTACATGCTCCTAAGCCATAGTCAAAAGGATTATAAAGAGCTAGGTAACTTTTTAGGCACAAGTGACTTACCAACCGAAGAGCTAGCATCACACTACATAGTAAACTTTATGATTGCGTTGAAAAAAATCGCCAGTCGTCGAGCTCATGCAAACACACTAATGCACATCCAAGGCTATTTCAGTAAGCATATGCAAAAAGAAGAAAAAGCCGAGTTAACCGAACAAATCGAACAGTATCGACAAGGCTTGGTTCCGTTGATGGCCCCTTTGACATTGCTCAAACACTACCAGCGCATTCATCCTAATGAATACATCGGCAATCAAAGATACCTTGACCCTTACCCTGCGGATTTGCGCTTGCGATACGGATTATAA
- the phrB gene encoding deoxyribodipyrimidine photo-lyase has translation MNIIWFRTDIRLDDNPALEAAIKDSLANNRAVKALFISTPEQWKKHDRAAIQVDFLERHVQLVADKLTAHGIEFELAHCKDFSEQVELIVELCQRDNVVGLYANAELEINEVKRDERVRDQLLGTEFFTFEADVVASKGEVRNKQGEMYKVFTPFKREWLSVVINQGFALADSKRALIEYQSSDLANGDIKSPDIVFEADKVDSSAWPLVTELRTELVPDFYQKIARYGEDRDIPSINGTSKLSPYLAIGAVSPKRLVFQLMHNVPNILDNQSVAEFAWLNQIIWRDFYRHLLFHFPALCKHNNFNDKYDRLDWPNNPFLFKAWKEGKTGYPIVDAAMRQLVQTGWMHNRLRMIVASFLTKHLLIDWRLGEAFFAQHLIDYDLANNNGGWQWAAGTGCDAQPYFRIFNPITQSQKFDPEGTFIRSYLPELKNFSNKDIHFPHKVLKAEKSNVYWPAIVEHKTARENALDFYKSSEK, from the coding sequence ATGAATATTATATGGTTTAGAACGGACATTCGACTGGACGATAATCCCGCGCTTGAGGCTGCTATAAAAGACAGTTTAGCCAATAACCGGGCCGTTAAAGCACTGTTTATTAGCACTCCAGAACAATGGAAAAAGCACGATCGAGCTGCAATTCAAGTGGATTTTCTTGAGCGACATGTCCAACTTGTCGCAGACAAACTCACAGCCCACGGGATCGAATTTGAACTAGCTCACTGCAAAGATTTTTCAGAGCAAGTTGAGCTTATCGTAGAGCTCTGCCAACGCGATAACGTTGTGGGCTTGTACGCTAATGCAGAGTTAGAAATCAACGAAGTAAAAAGAGATGAGCGAGTTCGCGACCAACTCTTGGGAACTGAGTTTTTTACCTTTGAAGCAGATGTGGTTGCCAGTAAGGGTGAGGTCCGCAACAAACAAGGTGAAATGTACAAAGTCTTTACTCCTTTTAAACGAGAGTGGTTGTCCGTAGTTATCAATCAAGGCTTTGCGTTAGCAGATTCAAAACGCGCACTGATTGAATATCAAAGCTCCGATTTAGCCAATGGGGATATAAAGTCCCCAGACATAGTATTTGAGGCCGACAAAGTGGACTCGAGTGCTTGGCCACTCGTGACAGAGCTTCGCACAGAGTTAGTCCCGGATTTTTATCAAAAAATTGCTCGATACGGCGAAGATAGAGATATCCCATCTATCAACGGTACCTCTAAGCTATCACCATACCTAGCAATCGGTGCGGTAAGCCCCAAACGCTTAGTATTCCAGCTGATGCATAACGTGCCTAATATTTTGGACAACCAAAGTGTTGCTGAGTTTGCCTGGTTAAATCAAATTATTTGGCGCGACTTCTATCGGCATCTATTGTTCCACTTCCCAGCGCTGTGCAAGCACAACAACTTTAACGACAAATATGACCGTTTAGACTGGCCTAACAACCCGTTTTTATTTAAAGCGTGGAAAGAAGGCAAAACCGGTTACCCTATCGTCGATGCTGCCATGCGACAGCTTGTTCAAACTGGTTGGATGCACAATCGCTTGAGAATGATCGTCGCAAGTTTTTTGACCAAACATCTATTGATCGATTGGCGTTTAGGCGAAGCATTTTTTGCTCAGCACTTAATTGATTACGACTTGGCCAACAACAATGGCGGTTGGCAATGGGCTGCGGGCACCGGCTGTGACGCACAACCTTACTTTCGAATATTTAATCCGATAACCCAAAGCCAAAAATTTGATCCTGAGGGCACTTTTATTCGTAGCTATTTACCTGAATTAAAAAACTTTTCGAATAAAGATATTCACTTTCCGCACAAGGTGTTAAAGGCGGAAAAAAGTAATGTTTATTGGCCTGCGATAGTCGAGCACAAAACAGCTCGAGAAAACGCATTAGATTTTTATAAAAGTAGCGAGAAATAA
- a CDS encoding GGDEF domain-containing protein — MQLTKKVVSHIERFTSLQDQELIAFSLLQSVEDILAPPYQCIIRRSKTGKIVSQFILEEDQKKHKTTEIKIPDRFADLLSAFSKQKVESHSEKINDHYYFILMVNHSPSSDLIYLMERDREVDKFEYDLLSGLFQVFKNFIDLIIDSQTDQLTGLLNRKTFDTAITRFWEYANPTNYLGREKRQERENEQNYVVVFDIDHFKRINDDYGHLFGDEVLILVANKLRDSFRSDDFLFRFGGEEFVLLLKGITQENCEALLNKVHQRIAETEFPNISQLTISSGVCALKDNIFYMTILDYADKALYESKKNGRNQATFFNIDEEVENKQEITGEIDLF; from the coding sequence TTGCAGTTAACAAAGAAAGTAGTAAGCCACATTGAAAGGTTTACTTCTTTACAAGACCAAGAGCTGATAGCGTTCAGCTTGCTTCAAAGCGTTGAGGATATTCTTGCACCTCCATATCAATGTATTATTCGCCGCTCTAAAACGGGTAAAATTGTCAGCCAATTTATTTTGGAAGAAGATCAAAAAAAGCACAAAACAACGGAAATCAAGATTCCCGATCGATTTGCCGATCTATTGAGTGCATTTTCCAAACAAAAAGTCGAAAGCCACTCAGAAAAAATTAATGATCATTACTATTTCATATTAATGGTCAATCACTCTCCGAGTTCTGATTTGATTTATTTGATGGAAAGAGATCGTGAAGTCGACAAATTCGAATACGACTTGTTGTCAGGGTTGTTTCAGGTATTCAAAAACTTTATTGATTTGATCATTGATTCACAAACCGATCAGCTAACCGGATTACTCAATCGCAAAACGTTTGATACTGCAATTACGAGGTTTTGGGAGTACGCCAACCCAACCAATTACCTAGGTAGAGAAAAGCGTCAAGAAAGAGAAAACGAGCAAAACTACGTGGTTGTTTTCGACATTGACCACTTCAAACGAATCAATGACGACTACGGTCATTTATTTGGTGATGAAGTCTTGATCTTAGTCGCTAATAAACTTCGAGATTCTTTTAGAAGTGATGACTTCTTGTTTCGTTTTGGCGGCGAAGAATTTGTTTTATTACTGAAAGGCATAACACAAGAAAACTGTGAAGCTTTACTCAACAAAGTCCACCAGCGTATAGCTGAAACAGAGTTTCCTAACATATCCCAATTAACCATCAGTAGCGGCGTGTGCGCCTTAAAAGACAATATTTTTTACATGACGATTTTGGACTACGCAGACAAAGCCCTTTATGAAAGTAAAAAGAATGGGCGCAATCAAGCTACGTTTTTTAACATTGATGAAGAAGTCGAAAACAAACAAGAAATTACTGGTGAAATTGACTTGTTTTAG
- a CDS encoding sigma-70 family RNA polymerase sigma factor, whose product MNQQHTLSQNSHRDTSTIKSRRMKSQNEDKAPAELSDYLMAVAADRDKQAFAKLFAWFAPKIKRIAAQKLNNDAAGFDITQETMTRVWRKAHLFSPEKGAATTWVYTVMRNVIFDAMRKNKTQQAESLSDDIWPIEDQISEEIPFQDHLMSRQLSELVKKLPPNQQEALTAVYFKQLTHEELAKQLNIPVGTVKSRIRLAVTKLKQQLGADND is encoded by the coding sequence ATGAATCAACAGCACACTCTGAGTCAAAATTCTCATCGGGACACGTCAACGATTAAGTCGAGACGGATGAAAAGCCAAAACGAAGACAAGGCACCCGCAGAATTAAGTGACTATCTGATGGCTGTCGCAGCCGACAGAGACAAGCAGGCTTTTGCCAAATTGTTTGCGTGGTTTGCGCCGAAAATCAAACGTATAGCAGCTCAAAAACTTAATAATGACGCTGCCGGTTTTGATATCACGCAAGAAACAATGACGAGAGTTTGGCGAAAAGCGCATTTGTTCTCGCCTGAGAAAGGTGCAGCGACGACTTGGGTATATACAGTGATGCGTAACGTCATCTTCGATGCGATGCGAAAGAACAAAACGCAACAAGCAGAATCTCTGAGCGATGACATCTGGCCAATTGAAGACCAAATTTCAGAAGAAATTCCGTTTCAGGACCACTTAATGAGTAGACAGCTGTCCGAACTCGTTAAGAAACTTCCGCCAAATCAACAAGAAGCGTTGACGGCGGTATATTTTAAACAATTAACACACGAAGAGTTAGCAAAACAATTGAATATCCCCGTGGGCACCGTTAAGTCTCGTATTCGATTGGCAGTAACAAAGTTAAAACAGCAGTTGGGAGCCGATAATGATTAA
- a CDS encoding LON peptidase substrate-binding domain-containing protein encodes MKLALFPLPIFLLPKGRTRLRVFEPRYKRLVKESAGDTGFVILPYENLPNLDDPICRWGSHVQIVDFETGNDGLLHIDVECIGMVEVADFEIEHDELKRGTCAPVDHWPSNTIDPEFAVSDDAQRLADNLAVLFDHNPELSEMYPTTMFDSKVWVCRRWLELLPLKRTEQNVFAQPNSFRRAFQFLSSIVFE; translated from the coding sequence ATGAAGTTAGCGTTGTTTCCACTGCCTATTTTTTTATTGCCTAAAGGCCGAACACGACTTCGTGTGTTCGAGCCTAGATATAAAAGGCTAGTAAAAGAGTCCGCTGGCGACACAGGCTTTGTGATATTACCGTATGAAAATTTGCCCAACCTAGACGATCCGATTTGTCGCTGGGGCAGTCACGTGCAAATCGTTGATTTTGAGACCGGTAATGACGGTCTGTTGCACATTGACGTTGAGTGTATCGGCATGGTTGAGGTCGCAGATTTCGAAATCGAGCACGACGAGCTCAAACGTGGTACCTGTGCGCCTGTCGACCACTGGCCTTCAAATACCATTGATCCGGAGTTCGCAGTCTCTGACGATGCGCAACGATTAGCCGATAATCTTGCAGTGTTGTTTGACCACAATCCTGAACTGAGTGAAATGTACCCTACCACTATGTTTGATTCTAAAGTTTGGGTGTGTCGACGCTGGCTTGAGTTACTTCCGTTAAAACGCACAGAACAAAACGTCTTTGCCCAACCCAACTCGTTTCGACGTGCTTTTCAATTTTTAAGTTCTATTGTTTTTGAATAA
- a CDS encoding TolC family protein — MSKLTSMVFSVVAVSVLSACSSHYSENEHIKQPKNVPIEWQSDFKAALTESTERSQSLSILSNQQLRDFLVYALETNFNLKQEFLSLQQKRQALTVANSALWPSIEAGLSARRTKAEEGSIGNKFEAGLDIRYELDLWQKLSDAEQQAQLAYLAAEASFEQAKQTLIANVITAWFDVIESNRLLELAKQRVELTKQSLDIIERGYQQGLNEALDVYLARNDFNTEVSRLSQQKATQQTAIRALQRLSSDYPTGQFELDSELPSYQLESLSVVPSDLVENKPSLQASWYELMAQNANLAFVHKKRYPSFVITGSIGDEGQKLRDLFDGSGLVWSLLGNLTAPIFNAGQLKANEETARLQLKQAEQRYLDNLYQSFETVENRITDAVSLEQRYRAILDAKYNAQMAAELSFGQYQSGLVTYTTVLNAQARAFDAETSAVQLHKQLLVNHVQLQLALGKTPQFNQQNELAVNSQLQPQLQKDEE, encoded by the coding sequence GTGTCCAAGCTAACAAGCATGGTGTTTTCTGTTGTTGCAGTGTCGGTATTGTCGGCCTGTAGTAGTCACTATTCAGAAAATGAACATATCAAACAGCCCAAAAATGTCCCCATAGAATGGCAGTCTGACTTTAAAGCTGCGCTCACTGAAAGCACAGAACGCTCTCAGTCTTTATCAATACTGAGCAATCAGCAATTACGTGACTTTTTGGTATATGCATTAGAAACCAACTTCAACTTAAAACAAGAGTTTTTGTCACTACAGCAAAAACGCCAAGCTTTGACGGTTGCAAACTCGGCACTGTGGCCGTCAATCGAAGCTGGGTTATCGGCGCGTCGGACTAAAGCAGAAGAGGGGTCAATCGGAAATAAATTTGAGGCAGGGTTAGATATTCGATACGAATTGGACTTGTGGCAAAAGTTATCTGATGCAGAGCAACAAGCCCAGTTGGCATATTTAGCTGCAGAAGCGAGCTTTGAGCAAGCTAAACAAACCCTTATCGCCAATGTTATTACTGCTTGGTTTGACGTTATTGAAAGTAACCGTTTGCTTGAACTTGCCAAACAGCGAGTTGAATTAACTAAACAAAGCTTGGACATAATCGAGCGCGGATATCAGCAAGGTTTGAATGAAGCTTTGGATGTGTACTTAGCTCGTAATGATTTCAACACTGAGGTATCGCGACTTAGCCAGCAAAAAGCGACACAACAGACCGCTATTCGAGCATTACAAAGGTTGTCTTCAGACTACCCAACAGGACAGTTCGAACTTGATTCAGAGCTTCCGTCTTATCAGCTTGAGTCTTTATCAGTGGTCCCGTCTGATTTAGTTGAAAACAAACCATCGTTACAAGCGAGCTGGTATGAGCTTATGGCTCAAAACGCCAATCTCGCCTTTGTTCACAAAAAACGCTATCCCAGTTTTGTCATCACGGGTTCTATAGGTGATGAAGGACAGAAATTAAGGGATTTGTTTGATGGTTCGGGGCTGGTGTGGTCACTGTTAGGCAATTTAACGGCACCTATTTTTAACGCAGGCCAACTCAAAGCCAATGAAGAAACAGCTCGTTTACAGCTAAAACAAGCTGAGCAACGATATTTGGACAACTTGTATCAATCCTTTGAAACGGTTGAAAATCGCATAACAGACGCAGTTAGTCTAGAGCAGCGATACCGTGCCATCTTAGACGCTAAATACAACGCCCAAATGGCCGCTGAACTGTCGTTTGGGCAATATCAGAGTGGTCTTGTGACATACACGACTGTACTAAATGCACAAGCTCGGGCATTTGATGCTGAAACGTCAGCGGTTCAGTTACACAAACAGCTACTCGTTAATCATGTCCAGCTGCAACTCGCGCTTGGCAAAACTCCCCAATTCAATCAACAAAATGAACTCGCAGTGAATTCACAATTACAACCTCAATTACAAAAAGACGAAGAATAA
- a CDS encoding monovalent cation:proton antiporter-2 (CPA2) family protein, whose product MEHNLLSDAVMYLLAAVVSVPIAKRLGLGSVLGYLVAGVIIGPYVLSFVSDTKDVMHFAEFGVVLMLFLIGLELKPSLLYRMRVPIIGSGGLQVFLSTLVITAVGLGFGLQWQQAVAIGMILALSSTAIALQSLQEKNQMKSTAGQSSFAVLLFQDIAVIPILAILPLLATSDVASMAAHSGELHGWKKGMVAALLIGAIIFGGRYLMNPIFSFIAQSQIREIFTATALLLVIAVALAMQSIGLSPALGTFLAGVVLAESDYRHELESNIEPFKGLLLGLFFISVGASIDFSIFAENPSLIVFLTLGLMILKFFILQFVGRLSTMDKADRYTFSFVLSQAGEFAFVLFAFALTVNLLPQSIVSQLTLVVALSMLLTPLFLILNDRLIQPRFGQRKEAPESDPISEDNKVIIIGFGRFGQAVGRLLAANKISATILDHDSSQIDMVRKFGYKVYFGEGERHELLHAAGAEHADVIVVAVDEPERSLRIISSIQKHFPHVKILARAINRPHATELLKAGVVDVERETLAGGLELGAKVMQQLGWRHNSAWRASRLFKRHDDEMVEQLATMENDEKVFINHSLKTREFIKQTLEEDQYWEHEVDEHAWERPGRLKKSKSSMKDVD is encoded by the coding sequence ATGGAACACAATCTTCTCTCAGATGCGGTAATGTATTTACTCGCTGCGGTGGTATCTGTGCCTATTGCAAAAAGGCTAGGGCTTGGCTCGGTATTGGGCTATTTAGTTGCAGGGGTAATCATTGGCCCTTATGTATTGTCATTTGTAAGTGACACCAAAGATGTGATGCACTTTGCTGAGTTTGGCGTCGTACTCATGTTGTTCTTAATCGGCCTTGAATTAAAACCCAGCCTTTTATACCGAATGCGAGTGCCGATCATTGGCAGCGGTGGTTTACAGGTTTTTTTATCAACGCTAGTGATAACGGCAGTCGGCCTTGGTTTTGGCCTGCAGTGGCAGCAAGCCGTTGCGATAGGTATGATTTTAGCGCTGAGCTCAACGGCCATTGCATTGCAAAGCTTACAAGAAAAAAACCAAATGAAATCAACGGCAGGGCAGAGTTCGTTTGCTGTCCTGTTGTTCCAAGACATTGCTGTCATCCCTATTTTGGCCATTTTACCGTTATTGGCAACTAGCGACGTAGCTAGCATGGCGGCGCACTCAGGTGAGTTGCACGGTTGGAAAAAAGGCATGGTAGCGGCGCTATTGATAGGGGCTATTATTTTTGGTGGTCGCTATTTGATGAACCCAATTTTTAGCTTTATTGCCCAGTCACAGATCCGTGAAATTTTTACCGCTACCGCGTTATTACTGGTTATTGCTGTAGCCCTAGCAATGCAATCTATCGGTTTATCGCCGGCATTAGGCACGTTCTTAGCTGGTGTGGTATTAGCAGAAAGCGATTATCGCCACGAGTTAGAAAGCAATATAGAACCGTTTAAAGGATTGTTACTTGGTCTTTTCTTTATTTCGGTAGGGGCGAGTATCGATTTTTCTATTTTTGCAGAAAACCCGAGTCTGATTGTATTTCTTACTTTAGGGCTAATGATTTTAAAATTCTTTATTCTGCAATTTGTCGGACGCCTTTCAACGATGGATAAAGCTGACCGATATACCTTTTCGTTTGTGTTATCGCAAGCGGGCGAATTTGCGTTTGTATTATTTGCGTTTGCCTTGACTGTAAATTTATTACCCCAGTCTATCGTCTCGCAATTAACCCTGGTCGTTGCTTTGTCTATGCTGTTAACACCATTGTTTTTGATCTTAAACGACCGTTTGATTCAACCGAGATTTGGGCAAAGAAAAGAGGCACCAGAGTCGGACCCTATCTCAGAAGACAATAAAGTAATCATCATTGGCTTTGGACGATTTGGTCAGGCTGTAGGTCGATTACTTGCCGCCAATAAAATAAGCGCGACAATTTTAGATCACGACTCGAGCCAAATCGATATGGTCAGAAAGTTTGGTTACAAAGTGTATTTTGGTGAAGGTGAACGCCATGAGTTATTGCATGCTGCGGGGGCAGAACACGCCGATGTTATTGTTGTCGCAGTTGACGAGCCCGAGCGCAGCTTGAGGATCATAAGTTCTATCCAGAAGCATTTTCCACACGTGAAAATTCTGGCCCGAGCAATCAATCGACCTCACGCGACCGAGTTATTAAAAGCTGGAGTTGTGGACGTCGAACGCGAAACCTTAGCAGGTGGCCTTGAGCTCGGCGCAAAAGTAATGCAACAGCTTGGCTGGCGACACAACAGTGCCTGGCGTGCAAGTCGCTTATTTAAACGACACGATGATGAAATGGTTGAGCAATTAGCCACCATGGAAAATGACGAAAAAGTCTTTATTAATCACTCGCTCAAAACTCGTGAGTTTATTAAACAAACTCTAGAAGAAGATCAATACTGGGAGCATGAGGTCGACGAACACGCATGGGAACGACCAGGGCGGCTTAAAAAGAGTAAATCTTCGATGAAAGACGTGGATTGA
- a CDS encoding NAD(P)H-dependent oxidoreductase, translating to MQSVLLILAHPNLEQSKINRHLIQRASRLDFVTVHDLYDEYPDGVIDIEAEQRRLAQFDNVVFQHPFYWYSCPSLLKEWFDLVLQYNYAYGPNGDALKGKNWLSVISTGGGQRAYCETGHNRFTMTQLLAPYDQTAHLCQMNYLSPFIIHGSRKLFADKPRLEQVTADYIQTLQDLSEGKLLSVKDKEWDTLAEGQE from the coding sequence ATGCAAAGCGTTTTACTCATACTTGCTCACCCTAATTTAGAGCAATCCAAAATCAATCGTCATCTTATTCAGCGTGCATCGCGTTTGGATTTTGTCACTGTGCACGACCTTTACGACGAGTACCCTGATGGGGTCATTGATATTGAAGCAGAGCAAAGACGTTTAGCTCAGTTCGATAACGTGGTTTTTCAGCACCCGTTTTATTGGTACAGCTGCCCGTCGTTACTAAAAGAATGGTTTGATTTGGTATTGCAATACAACTATGCGTACGGTCCAAATGGCGATGCACTAAAAGGCAAAAACTGGTTGTCGGTGATCAGTACTGGTGGTGGTCAAAGGGCCTACTGCGAGACGGGCCACAATCGATTTACTATGACGCAGCTACTCGCACCTTATGACCAGACGGCACACCTGTGCCAAATGAACTACTTATCGCCGTTTATTATTCATGGTAGCCGCAAGCTGTTTGCAGATAAGCCTCGGCTTGAACAGGTGACAGCAGACTATATTCAAACACTTCAAGACTTAAGTGAAGGGAAGTTATTATCTGTTAAAGATAAGGAATGGGACACGCTAGCGGAGGGACAAGAGTAA
- a CDS encoding efflux RND transporter periplasmic adaptor subunit: MAKLTKLILPVCIIGVTVLVAQFIRANPPESNRRAPSKAPQMTVEVLPLKAQSYPVIIESYGTVQPQTQSALVSQVSGQITHINEQFREGGFFEKGQVLVELDDRDYKAEVKVARAGLLSAQQTLLEEQARAQQAEIDWQRLNNGKPANDLVLRKPQLEAAKAKVLSAQAQLEKAELALERTKVTAPYSGRILSKAVDVGQVISSNTKLADIYATDYVEIRLPIKNKDLSLLSLPEEYRNGQGPAKPKPVTFTSDLIGSQQWQGNLVRTEGAIDTNSQQLYVVGQIDEPFSKGNQKANKVSIKIGQYVTAEIPGQSLEQALVIPNRAIYQGSYVYLVKEGLLKRTEIEVRWQNGEEAIISAGLQEGDQVVISPLGQVSSGTPVSILGQDSPRRAKGERQASGERPAKAGARS; the protein is encoded by the coding sequence ATGGCAAAGCTAACAAAATTAATATTACCTGTTTGTATTATCGGCGTTACGGTTTTGGTCGCTCAATTTATTCGTGCAAACCCGCCAGAGTCTAATCGTCGAGCGCCATCAAAAGCACCGCAAATGACGGTCGAGGTTTTGCCTTTGAAAGCGCAATCTTATCCAGTAATAATCGAAAGTTATGGCACAGTTCAACCGCAAACACAAAGTGCTTTAGTCAGCCAAGTGAGCGGTCAAATCACTCATATCAACGAGCAATTTAGAGAAGGGGGCTTTTTTGAAAAAGGCCAAGTCTTAGTCGAATTAGACGATCGGGATTACAAAGCCGAAGTAAAAGTCGCTCGCGCAGGTTTGTTATCTGCCCAGCAAACTCTGCTGGAAGAACAAGCTCGAGCACAACAGGCAGAAATAGATTGGCAACGCCTAAATAACGGTAAACCAGCTAACGACCTAGTGCTTCGTAAGCCTCAGTTAGAAGCCGCCAAGGCGAAAGTGTTATCAGCCCAAGCTCAGTTAGAAAAAGCCGAGCTCGCCCTTGAGCGTACCAAGGTAACTGCGCCTTACTCGGGCCGTATTTTGTCTAAGGCCGTGGATGTAGGCCAAGTAATTTCGAGTAACACTAAGTTAGCTGATATTTACGCAACGGATTACGTCGAAATTCGCTTGCCGATTAAAAACAAAGATTTGAGCTTACTGTCTTTGCCAGAAGAATACCGCAATGGCCAAGGTCCAGCTAAACCAAAACCAGTCACCTTCACGTCTGATTTAATTGGCAGCCAACAATGGCAAGGTAACTTGGTTCGCACCGAAGGTGCCATCGACACAAATTCACAGCAATTATACGTTGTTGGGCAAATTGATGAGCCGTTTTCAAAGGGCAATCAAAAAGCCAACAAAGTATCGATAAAAATCGGTCAGTACGTGACGGCCGAAATTCCGGGTCAGTCGCTTGAACAAGCCTTGGTCATCCCTAACCGTGCCATTTACCAAGGCAGTTATGTGTATTTGGTCAAAGAAGGCTTGTTAAAACGCACCGAAATAGAAGTACGCTGGCAAAACGGTGAAGAGGCAATCATCAGTGCCGGTTTGCAAGAAGGTGATCAAGTGGTTATATCTCCACTAGGTCAGGTAAGTTCAGGTACACCAGTGTCGATACTGGGGCAAGACTCTCCACGTCGGGCCAAAGGGGAGCGTCAAGCTAGTGGCGAGAGACCAGCTAAAGCAGGAGCTCGCTCATGA
- a CDS encoding ChrR family anti-sigma-E factor: MIKHHPSLNLLAGFVAGDLPASVAIGVSIHSQMCEQCRDKIAELTQRLAIQEFAEMESSSFDDGIEDNIITSDMASMDFGNMIDAITADDEISEQAVSKSALIRIKDKNYELPKALNNVRMSNWLNLGKLSRSSLNLDEGPLHSHLLHIDAGGEVPTHTHKGFEITLLLDGSFEDEMGTYVAGDFIELDGAHNHKPKTIEGCLCYTVADDALQFTEGFHKLFNPIGSLLY; this comes from the coding sequence ATGATTAAACACCATCCAAGCCTGAATTTACTAGCCGGGTTTGTAGCGGGCGATTTACCCGCGTCTGTGGCTATCGGCGTATCAATCCACTCGCAAATGTGCGAGCAATGTCGAGACAAAATTGCAGAGTTGACTCAACGATTGGCAATCCAAGAGTTCGCAGAAATGGAGTCAAGCTCGTTTGACGACGGTATAGAAGACAATATTATTACGAGTGACATGGCGAGCATGGATTTTGGAAACATGATCGATGCGATAACTGCCGACGATGAAATATCCGAGCAGGCAGTCTCGAAGAGCGCCTTGATCCGGATTAAAGATAAAAATTACGAGCTTCCAAAAGCGCTCAACAACGTGCGAATGTCCAACTGGCTGAACCTCGGAAAACTATCGAGAAGTAGTCTTAACTTAGACGAAGGTCCATTGCACAGTCATTTATTACACATAGATGCTGGTGGAGAGGTCCCGACTCATACACACAAAGGTTTTGAGATTACGCTTTTGTTAGATGGTAGTTTTGAAGACGAAATGGGTACCTATGTAGCTGGCGACTTCATCGAGTTAGATGGCGCGCACAATCACAAGCCCAAAACCATCGAAGGTTGCTTGTGTTACACAGTCGCCGATGACGCTCTGCAGTTTACCGAAGGCTTCCATAAGCTGTTTAACCCGATTGGTAGTTTGCTGTACTAA